A single region of the Silene latifolia isolate original U9 population chromosome 8, ASM4854445v1, whole genome shotgun sequence genome encodes:
- the LOC141596753 gene encoding uncharacterized protein LOC141596753 has protein sequence MVLPELLEKGTFLATVCPGLLLEAWVYSYFPGFAPKRTGPEPRAYPVVRDWVVCRRKHHRSSYDVCRWGVNALKLNDWVPRPWVDYPDAPAFVVEVLRPRSSSRLLLRTSMGPVWYVGDRLTHQCSRETFTVPIDPPRTMFREPSDAEREDDLVDASGDALLLRGEEYSLFVHRKLAYWPIVVSILLSLLELIRQMINDRRIKNYLQLAGDRGGRRRAPSVPRDT, from the exons ATGGTTCTCCCCGAGCTGTTGGAAAAGGGGACTTTTCTTGCTACTGTCtgtcctggactgctgttggag gcatgggtgtactcctatttTCCGGGCTTCGCACCCAAGAGGACGGGgcctgagccgagggcgtacccggtcgtgagggactgggtggtgtgtcgtaggaagCACCATCGCTCTTCTTATGATGTTTGTCgatggggcgtgaatgccctgaagttgaaCGAC tgggtgcctagaccctGGGTGGACTATCCTGACGCTCCGGCCTTCGtggttgaggtccttcgacctagaagctcgagtcggttgctgttaaggacgtccatgggaccagTGTGGTACGTGGGTGACCGTTTGACTCATCAGTGCTCTCGCGAgactttcacggttcccatcgatcctccacggacgatgtttagggagccttctgacgctgAGAGAGAGGATGACTTGGTGGATGCTAGTGGTGACGCTCTCCTCCTTCGTGGCGAGGAGTACTCTCTGTTTGTTCACCGAAAGCTGGcttactggccgatcgtggtaagtatctTACTTTCCCTTTTAGAATTGATTAGACAAATGATAAACGATCGTCGAATAAAGAACTATTTGCAACtcgcaggagatcgaggtggcaggcgtcgagcccccagcgtaccccgagacacttga